Proteins co-encoded in one Bacillus infantis NRRL B-14911 genomic window:
- a CDS encoding S66 peptidase family protein: protein MKIKPGHLKKGDAVGVVSPASPPDLKSLDRGINFLKELGLEVREGKSVRKLNGYLAGTDKERLEDLHDMFEDKEIKAVFCAGGGYGTARIAGDLDYGLIKANPKIFWGYSDITFLHTSVRQKTGLITFHGPMLASDIGKEDVHPLSKQYFSQLFKPADSLYTEEISPLTAVVEGRAEGPLTGGNLCLIASTLGTSFEIDMKGKLLLIEDINEEPRSVDRMLNQLLMAGKLSEAAGIVVGDFNKCEPQRELSLSLDEVIDYYLIKAGRPAMKGFKIGHCSPHFSVPLGADAVLDTAEKQLYVESGVR from the coding sequence ATGAAAATAAAGCCGGGACATTTGAAAAAAGGGGATGCTGTCGGTGTAGTTTCACCGGCCAGCCCGCCTGACCTCAAAAGCCTTGATAGGGGCATTAATTTTCTTAAAGAGCTGGGATTGGAAGTCAGAGAAGGGAAATCTGTCAGGAAACTAAATGGCTACCTGGCTGGCACAGACAAAGAGAGGCTCGAGGATCTGCATGATATGTTCGAAGACAAAGAGATTAAAGCGGTCTTTTGTGCAGGCGGGGGATATGGAACTGCCAGAATTGCAGGTGACCTGGATTATGGCCTTATTAAGGCAAATCCCAAAATATTCTGGGGCTACAGTGATATCACCTTCCTTCACACGAGCGTAAGGCAGAAAACCGGGCTTATTACCTTTCACGGTCCGATGCTTGCTTCCGATATCGGGAAGGAGGACGTCCACCCATTGTCCAAACAATATTTCAGCCAGCTTTTCAAGCCTGCAGATTCCTTATACACTGAAGAGATTTCACCTTTGACAGCAGTAGTGGAAGGAAGAGCAGAAGGTCCCCTGACTGGAGGCAATCTATGCTTGATCGCAAGTACGCTTGGAACTTCTTTTGAGATTGATATGAAAGGGAAGCTGCTGCTGATCGAGGATATCAATGAAGAACCGCGCTCAGTCGACCGGATGCTGAATCAGCTGCTGATGGCAGGCAAATTATCTGAAGCAGCAGGCATTGTCGTGGGGGACTTTAACAAATGTGAACCGCAGCGCGAGCTCAGCTTATCTCTTGATGAAGTTATTGATTACTATCTGATTAAAGCGGGCAGGCCGGCCATGAAAGGATTTAAGATCGGACATTGCTCGCCTCACTTCTCTGTTCCGCTCGGAGCGGATGCGGTGCTGGATACAGCGGAAAAACAATTGTATGTCGAAAGCGGCGTACGCTAA
- a CDS encoding mandelate racemase/muconate lactonizing enzyme family protein, with product MNIERIETFRVAIPLIKPFKTALRTVTTAESVVIKITCDNGIEGWGEAPPTVVITGDSLMSIESAIHHVFKPYLVGKSLLNYETIFQAIKTLMVGNSSAKAAVDMALYDCLSKHCRLPLYQFLGGAKNEIETDYTVSVNNPEEMGDDAASYIDQGFNVLKVKVGKDDIMTDISRIKEIRRRVGNKVKIRLDANQGWQAKDAVRAIRKMEDSLLDIELVEQPVPADDIEGLKQVTDSVETLIMADESVFSPKQALQVLCTRSADLINIKLMKAGGIFQAQAINQLAETCGVECMVGSMIETKIGISAAAHFAASKKNITRFDFDAPLMLAKDMVEGGISYSGRKITFPDAAGLGIRQVYSEGGISSGNSA from the coding sequence ATGAATATTGAGCGAATTGAGACCTTCAGGGTTGCCATCCCATTGATCAAGCCGTTTAAGACTGCCTTAAGGACTGTGACTACAGCGGAATCTGTGGTCATTAAAATCACATGCGACAACGGCATTGAAGGCTGGGGAGAAGCTCCTCCTACAGTCGTCATCACCGGGGACAGCCTCATGAGCATCGAATCGGCCATCCACCATGTGTTCAAGCCATATCTTGTCGGTAAAAGCCTTCTGAACTATGAAACTATTTTCCAGGCAATAAAGACATTGATGGTCGGGAATTCAAGTGCAAAAGCTGCGGTGGATATGGCTCTATATGACTGCCTTTCCAAGCATTGCAGGCTGCCGCTGTATCAATTCCTTGGCGGTGCGAAAAATGAAATCGAGACTGACTATACAGTGAGTGTGAATAATCCCGAAGAAATGGGCGATGATGCTGCTTCCTATATAGATCAGGGATTCAATGTACTGAAGGTTAAGGTCGGAAAAGATGATATCATGACAGACATCAGCCGAATAAAGGAAATCAGAAGGCGTGTCGGCAACAAGGTGAAAATCAGGCTTGATGCGAATCAGGGATGGCAGGCAAAGGATGCAGTCAGGGCCATCAGGAAAATGGAAGACAGCCTACTCGACATTGAGCTGGTCGAACAGCCGGTTCCCGCAGACGATATCGAAGGGCTTAAACAAGTGACCGATTCCGTTGAAACTCTCATCATGGCAGATGAAAGTGTGTTCAGCCCGAAGCAGGCGCTCCAGGTGCTATGTACAAGGAGTGCTGATCTGATCAATATCAAATTAATGAAGGCAGGGGGAATTTTCCAGGCGCAGGCCATCAACCAGCTGGCTGAAACCTGCGGTGTCGAATGCATGGTGGGAAGCATGATTGAAACAAAAATAGGCATCAGTGCCGCTGCCCATTTTGCTGCAAGCAAAAAAAATATCACACGGTTTGATTTTGATGCCCCCCTTATGCTGGCCAAAGATATGGTAGAAGGCGGCATCAGCTACAGCGGAAGGAAAATCACTTTCCCTGATGCTGCAGGGCTTGGCATCAGGCAAGTGTATTCAGAAGGAGGAATTTCAAGTGGGAATTCAGCATAA
- a CDS encoding C40 family peptidase produces the protein MGIQHKWLVNVPVATVWTSPESAREIDGKAISSWPDIEGWLAGLTYETSLALCNENRIQTQALFGQEVILLEEEGPWASVIILSQPSEKNERGYPGWMPKSQLMKLNEWNIKKGPVASISSKKAVLYSEEEKPLMELSFETVLPAVEKSDEWLKVRIPEGYGLLRQEDVFLHPSLEARRKGNGAGIVSEGERFLGLPYLWGGMSSWGYDCSGFSYNMCRANGYIIPRDAHDQAQSGKKVDLAEIQPGDLLFFAYQEGRGSIHHVGIFYGNGKLLHSPNTGKTIEIIPLKDTIYEKELCAARRYWQEGED, from the coding sequence GTGGGAATTCAGCATAAATGGCTGGTAAATGTACCGGTGGCGACAGTTTGGACCTCACCTGAATCTGCCAGGGAAATAGATGGAAAAGCAATTTCCAGCTGGCCGGATATAGAGGGATGGCTGGCTGGCCTGACATATGAAACTAGCCTCGCGCTTTGCAATGAAAACAGAATCCAGACCCAGGCACTGTTTGGCCAGGAGGTTATCCTGCTGGAAGAAGAGGGACCTTGGGCGAGCGTCATAATCCTTAGCCAGCCTTCAGAAAAAAATGAAAGAGGCTATCCTGGCTGGATGCCAAAAAGCCAGCTGATGAAACTGAATGAATGGAATATCAAAAAAGGCCCTGTTGCATCTATCAGTTCGAAAAAAGCTGTTTTGTATTCAGAGGAAGAGAAGCCTTTAATGGAACTTAGCTTTGAAACTGTCCTTCCTGCTGTTGAGAAATCTGATGAGTGGCTTAAAGTTAGAATCCCTGAGGGGTACGGACTTCTTCGGCAGGAGGATGTTTTCCTTCATCCTTCTTTGGAAGCAAGGAGGAAGGGGAATGGAGCGGGAATCGTTTCCGAAGGTGAGCGCTTCCTTGGCTTGCCTTACCTTTGGGGAGGGATGAGCAGCTGGGGTTATGACTGCTCTGGATTCAGCTATAATATGTGCAGGGCAAACGGCTATATCATCCCAAGGGATGCCCATGATCAGGCACAAAGTGGCAAGAAAGTGGACCTTGCTGAGATCCAGCCGGGCGACCTGCTGTTTTTTGCTTACCAGGAAGGCAGGGGCAGCATCCATCATGTGGGAATCTTCTATGGAAACGGAAAATTGCTCCATTCGCCGAATACAGGCAAAACGATCGAAATTATCCCGCTTAAAGACACCATCTATGAAAAGGAACTATGCGCAGCACGCCGTTATTGGCAGGAGGGGGAAGATTGA
- a CDS encoding ABC transporter ATP-binding protein: protein MPDSILEVKNLKKHFTLGKGEVLKAVDGISFDIKKGETLGIVGESGCGKSTAGRTIIGLYDSTDGEVIFNGKNVHSMTNRERFSFHKQMQMIFQDPYASLNPRSTVSEIIAEPMEVHGLFRNKQERMEKIYQLLEDVGLNREHAGRYPHEFSGGQRQRIGIARALALEPEFIIADEPISALDVSVQAQVVNLLKKLQKEKGLTYLFIAHDLSMVKQISDRIGVMYLGHMMELTTSKELYRNPLHPYTRALLSAIPIPDPDVEDQRERIILQGELPSPIDPPSGCVFRTRCPHSMDICAEKTPVWQEAEKSRFVACHLYDPNLTGNHDSSQAAASK, encoded by the coding sequence ATGCCGGACAGCATACTTGAGGTAAAGAATCTCAAAAAACATTTTACGCTTGGAAAAGGAGAGGTGTTAAAAGCAGTTGACGGCATTTCCTTTGATATAAAAAAGGGAGAAACCCTCGGAATTGTCGGTGAATCAGGATGCGGAAAATCGACTGCCGGCAGGACGATTATCGGGCTTTACGATAGTACAGATGGGGAAGTCATCTTCAATGGAAAAAATGTCCACAGCATGACAAACAGGGAGCGCTTCTCTTTCCACAAGCAGATGCAGATGATTTTCCAGGATCCCTATGCTTCACTCAATCCCAGATCAACAGTAAGTGAAATCATTGCCGAGCCGATGGAAGTCCATGGCTTATTCCGGAATAAACAGGAGCGGATGGAAAAAATCTATCAGCTTCTGGAGGATGTCGGACTTAATAGAGAGCATGCCGGGCGGTATCCGCATGAATTCAGCGGGGGACAGAGACAGAGGATCGGCATTGCGAGGGCCCTCGCCCTGGAGCCTGAATTCATTATAGCTGATGAACCGATATCAGCACTGGACGTTTCGGTCCAGGCCCAGGTGGTGAACCTGCTCAAAAAGCTTCAGAAGGAAAAAGGGCTGACATACTTATTCATCGCCCATGACCTGTCAATGGTCAAGCAGATAAGCGACCGGATCGGCGTCATGTACCTGGGGCATATGATGGAGCTCACAACCAGTAAGGAATTGTACCGTAATCCGCTTCATCCATATACACGGGCTTTGCTTTCAGCCATTCCGATCCCTGACCCGGATGTTGAGGATCAAAGGGAAAGAATCATCCTCCAAGGCGAGCTGCCAAGCCCGATCGACCCTCCAAGCGGCTGTGTGTTCCGGACCAGATGCCCTCACAGCATGGATATTTGTGCAGAAAAGACGCCTGTCTGGCAGGAAGCGGAGAAATCAAGATTTGTTGCCTGCCATTTATACGATCCCAATCTGACCGGAAATCATGACAGCTCTCAGGCAGCAGCATCTAAATGA
- a CDS encoding serine hydrolase, with amino-acid sequence MTGLLSENINQLEKRLADILRQCPGNASLAVEYGERAIYMNSGRKYPAASLIKIPIMMEAFFQAEEGVLDLSEQVCIGGIEKAGGAGIIQSLSVTASLSILDCITLMIIVSDNTAANLLIKLLGKKNINDRMHGLGLQTTVLGRKMMDFEAAAKGIDNFTTAADMVKCLRAIKDGELFSEKNRSKMLDIMEAQQFREKLPALACKELKIANKTGELPGIEHDCAIFASGRDVLYAAVLIEGLSSPEEGNHAIRLIGSRLSEFLCLPETEMR; translated from the coding sequence ATGACCGGGCTGCTCTCTGAAAATATCAATCAACTTGAAAAGAGGCTGGCTGATATCCTCAGACAATGTCCGGGTAATGCCAGTCTGGCAGTAGAGTACGGTGAGAGGGCAATCTATATGAACAGCGGGCGGAAATATCCTGCAGCCAGCCTCATCAAAATCCCGATCATGATGGAAGCTTTCTTTCAGGCAGAGGAGGGCGTCCTGGATCTCAGTGAGCAGGTGTGTATTGGCGGGATTGAAAAGGCCGGAGGGGCCGGTATCATTCAATCTCTTTCAGTAACAGCTTCCCTAAGCATTCTGGACTGTATAACCTTGATGATTATAGTCTCAGACAATACAGCTGCCAATCTGCTGATAAAATTGCTGGGCAAGAAAAATATTAATGATAGAATGCATGGACTGGGTCTTCAAACAACTGTACTGGGCAGAAAAATGATGGACTTTGAAGCCGCAGCAAAAGGTATTGACAATTTTACCACTGCCGCGGATATGGTTAAATGCCTGAGAGCAATAAAAGATGGTGAATTATTTTCCGAAAAGAACCGCAGCAAGATGCTAGATATAATGGAAGCGCAGCAATTCAGAGAAAAGCTGCCGGCCCTTGCATGCAAGGAGCTGAAGATTGCCAATAAAACCGGGGAGCTGCCTGGAATAGAGCATGATTGCGCCATCTTTGCTTCAGGCCGGGATGTTTTATATGCTGCCGTCCTGATCGAAGGTCTCTCAAGCCCGGAAGAAGGAAACCATGCAATCAGGCTGATTGGGAGCCGGTTATCTGAGTTTCTTTGCCTTCCGGAAACAGAAATGAGGTGA
- a CDS encoding DUF962 domain-containing protein encodes MKEFKNYNEFWPFYLSQHSKKSTRTWHFIGTTFVYICIALAIIYLNVWFIILAPVIAYGFAWFSHFFIEGNKPATFGHPLWSLRADFQMYFYILTGRLSREIDNLPEQYSAEK; translated from the coding sequence ATGAAAGAGTTTAAGAATTATAATGAGTTCTGGCCTTTTTACCTTTCGCAGCACAGCAAAAAATCCACTAGGACATGGCATTTCATCGGCACTACTTTTGTATATATCTGTATTGCTCTTGCCATCATTTATTTAAATGTCTGGTTTATCATTCTGGCGCCGGTCATTGCTTATGGGTTTGCCTGGTTCTCCCATTTCTTTATTGAAGGAAATAAGCCGGCAACTTTTGGACATCCACTCTGGTCGCTTCGGGCTGACTTCCAAATGTATTTCTATATTTTAACTGGACGTCTTTCAAGGGAAATCGACAATCTGCCTGAACAATATTCAGCAGAAAAATAG
- a CDS encoding putative bifunctional diguanylate cyclase/phosphodiesterase: MNSYIISAAAMVLLAFIFFSSVFLGSRYIYQKQKYSQTLLLPLSSSFYVWLQLMTLLSIYGFIEPADAFTLNSLAIFLCQFAVYMVLFQFAGVKDDREMSLKNLVLCVFFVGLTIGIDVYFVRKINPSLVVSTEHILIASLFFIISLFLCFRFVQQIYIDKVFNKQKVPFWFLSFGALLLAYTFVGSTIEIIRSLNSSGDNSLFFTEVLSILLLLGVTTVYGEKQYNRKEQELVESNKHLNHLAYHDTLTGLPNRRKVMQSIEEWMAEDIQFAVVFIDLDHFKHVNDLLGHNIGDDLLKKIASRLKENSGSEDIVGRLGGDEFIILKPVKENLQLDDFSADLIEKVVEPVQILEHEIVITTSIGIALYPTHGKDVNDIMKKADIAMYNSKDKGRNTYFIFTLELDESIIRKMTLKEDLKHALVRDELEVHFQPKIRVSDQSVNGFEALLRWKHPSIGFIPPAEFIPIAEESGSISEIGSWVLRQACREISAINEKYGRQYIISVNFSIKQLLQKDIVETVSGILNETGLDPKFLELEITERVAMNDAYSAGDAFMQLLDLGLMLSVDDFGTGYNSLSNLQELQIQRLKIDKTFIQQMESDEHNKALVASIVSMGKHLGMQITAEGVETPEQLSFLMEIGCDEAQGFYFSRPKPIEQIMNTINAGSKAIAGKEQ, encoded by the coding sequence GTGAATAGCTACATTATTTCTGCGGCCGCCATGGTGCTGCTGGCTTTTATCTTTTTTTCTTCCGTTTTCCTGGGAAGCAGATATATCTATCAAAAACAAAAGTACTCCCAGACATTGCTTCTTCCGCTATCCAGCTCCTTTTATGTATGGCTGCAACTGATGACCTTATTAAGCATTTACGGATTTATCGAACCTGCAGATGCATTCACACTGAATAGCCTGGCGATTTTTCTGTGCCAGTTCGCTGTTTATATGGTTCTTTTTCAATTTGCTGGAGTTAAAGATGACCGGGAAATGTCGCTCAAGAATCTGGTGCTGTGTGTTTTCTTTGTTGGATTGACAATTGGCATAGATGTTTATTTTGTCAGAAAAATAAATCCTTCATTAGTTGTCAGCACTGAGCATATTCTCATTGCCAGCTTATTCTTCATTATTTCATTGTTCCTATGCTTCCGGTTTGTGCAGCAGATTTATATTGATAAAGTATTCAATAAGCAAAAAGTGCCTTTCTGGTTTCTCTCCTTTGGGGCGCTGCTGCTAGCTTATACATTTGTAGGGAGCACCATTGAGATTATCAGGAGTTTGAACAGCAGCGGGGATAACAGCTTATTTTTTACAGAAGTGCTCTCCATCCTGCTGCTCCTCGGTGTGACGACAGTTTACGGGGAGAAGCAGTATAACCGGAAAGAACAGGAATTGGTTGAAAGCAATAAACACCTTAATCACCTTGCCTACCACGATACATTGACGGGGCTTCCGAACAGGAGAAAGGTCATGCAGTCGATTGAGGAGTGGATGGCAGAGGATATCCAGTTTGCGGTTGTTTTTATCGATCTGGATCATTTCAAGCATGTCAATGATCTTCTCGGCCATAATATCGGTGATGATCTGCTCAAAAAAATTGCATCCAGGCTGAAAGAGAATTCGGGCAGCGAGGATATTGTGGGCAGGCTTGGCGGTGATGAGTTCATCATTTTGAAGCCAGTTAAGGAAAATCTGCAGCTGGATGATTTTTCAGCAGATCTGATTGAAAAGGTTGTAGAGCCTGTCCAGATTCTTGAACACGAGATCGTGATTACAACAAGCATCGGGATAGCCTTATATCCAACGCATGGGAAAGATGTTAATGACATCATGAAAAAGGCGGATATAGCTATGTACAATTCCAAAGATAAAGGGAGAAATACATATTTTATCTTTACGCTTGAGCTGGATGAGAGCATCATCCGCAAGATGACGTTAAAAGAAGATTTAAAGCATGCACTGGTGCGGGATGAATTGGAGGTACACTTTCAGCCGAAGATCAGAGTATCCGATCAATCAGTGAATGGATTTGAAGCGCTTCTGAGATGGAAGCATCCTTCAATCGGCTTTATTCCCCCGGCTGAATTTATCCCGATAGCTGAGGAATCAGGCTCCATATCCGAGATAGGGAGCTGGGTCCTGCGGCAGGCGTGCAGAGAAATTTCCGCTATTAACGAAAAATATGGCAGGCAATATATCATTTCTGTGAATTTCTCGATCAAGCAGCTCCTGCAAAAAGATATTGTGGAAACTGTCTCGGGCATCTTAAACGAAACCGGCCTGGATCCGAAGTTTCTTGAGCTTGAAATAACAGAAAGGGTGGCCATGAATGATGCCTATTCGGCAGGGGATGCTTTTATGCAGCTGCTTGACCTTGGGCTGATGCTGAGCGTCGATGATTTCGGGACAGGATATAATTCGCTGAGCAACCTCCAGGAGCTGCAGATCCAGCGGCTTAAAATAGACAAAACCTTTATTCAGCAGATGGAAAGTGATGAACATAATAAAGCTTTGGTCGCTTCCATTGTATCGATGGGCAAGCATCTTGGCATGCAAATCACTGCCGAGGGCGTTGAAACCCCGGAGCAGCTGTCATTCCTGATGGAAATCGGATGTGATGAGGCGCAGGGCTTCTACTTCTCCAGGCCAAAGCCGATTGAGCAGATTATGAATACAATCAATGCCGGCAGCAAAGCAATAGCCGGAAAGGAGCAGTAA
- a CDS encoding HAD-IA family hydrolase — protein sequence MNILWDFDGTLFDTYPAYTRILKDVLGEEAEHEEILSQLKISFTHAFTHYNLKEEQISYIRKMARSLKPQDLQPFPGVKDVLKRAGCNVIMTHKEREDVLAILEHHNMSSLFADLVAGDDGYPRKPHKASYEYLHGKNSIDLAIGDRELDILPAKELGIRTCLFQNTTPGADYYLPRYEDFETVIGWEAFK from the coding sequence ATGAATATTCTATGGGACTTTGACGGTACACTTTTTGATACATATCCCGCTTATACACGGATTCTGAAGGATGTGCTGGGAGAAGAGGCAGAACATGAAGAGATCCTGTCTCAATTAAAGATTTCTTTTACCCATGCCTTTACCCATTACAACCTGAAGGAAGAGCAGATTTCCTATATAAGAAAGATGGCAAGAAGTCTGAAGCCGCAGGATCTTCAGCCATTTCCAGGAGTGAAGGATGTGCTGAAAAGGGCCGGGTGCAATGTCATCATGACACATAAAGAGAGGGAGGATGTGCTGGCCATCCTGGAGCATCACAATATGTCCTCTTTATTTGCCGATCTTGTCGCCGGAGATGATGGATATCCCAGGAAGCCGCATAAAGCTTCTTATGAATATCTGCATGGCAAAAACAGCATTGATCTTGCCATCGGTGACAGGGAACTCGATATTCTTCCGGCGAAGGAGCTGGGCATCAGGACCTGCCTTTTCCAGAATACTACACCTGGCGCGGATTATTATTTGCCGCGTTATGAAGATTTTGAGACTGTTATTGGATGGGAAGCATTTAAATGA
- a CDS encoding pyridoxamine 5'-phosphate oxidase family protein, with translation MTNNDVKEKVLKILEDNKIGTLATVKSNKPHTRYMTFFNDELKLYTATSKETDKTEEIEENPNVHILIGYDGEGLGDAYLEIEGRASVNASEELKEKVWNDHLKPWFDGPNDPNYIVLEIQPTDVRVMNSKDSSFEALEL, from the coding sequence ATGACTAATAATGATGTGAAAGAAAAAGTGCTTAAAATCTTGGAAGATAATAAAATAGGAACGCTTGCGACTGTAAAAAGCAATAAGCCGCATACACGCTATATGACATTTTTCAATGATGAGCTGAAGCTTTATACTGCAACAAGCAAAGAGACCGATAAAACGGAAGAAATTGAAGAAAATCCGAATGTGCATATACTTATCGGATATGATGGCGAAGGGCTGGGAGATGCTTATCTCGAGATCGAAGGAAGGGCCTCTGTAAATGCTTCTGAAGAGCTCAAGGAAAAGGTCTGGAATGATCATTTAAAGCCATGGTTCGACGGTCCGAATGACCCGAATTATATCGTCCTTGAAATACAGCCGACAGACGTCAGGGTAATGAACAGCAAAGACAGCTCTTTTGAAGCTCTAGAATTATAA
- a CDS encoding spore germination protein, translating to MFKGGNKREELLRFLKEKAGHASDTAVQELKGASFSVYLFYIKSICDTDKIQEQLVKPFFQLQDETGYKKYICSLSGISELEDRGQALKDLMRGSAILLFRETFYVLQLKKYISQGVKDATVETTIQGPQTALSEDLGTNLNIIRHRYHKTSLTVEENEIGSVSGLGLLLLYDKEKIEADILQGVKDKIESIKASQKIVQSAGEIHRMLTPREKTLFPVFMITERTDRIALNLAQGKIVILIEGSPFGLILPAVFFDFMSSMEDLYQPYWVSRFLITLRYLGLFISLLLPGLYVAITSYNPEVFQVQLALGIAGSRSSVPYPSYLEVLFMLIMMELLTEASIRLPKSIGSTATTVGGLILGQAATEAGLVSNIMIIIVSAVAISNFVIPINEMSFSMRVMKYVILLLAAMTGMIGLVIGLMGLLLFLVRLDSFGKPYLKMFFGEGSKQ from the coding sequence ATGTTCAAGGGCGGCAATAAAAGGGAAGAGCTCCTCCGTTTTTTAAAGGAGAAGGCTGGCCATGCATCAGATACAGCCGTTCAGGAGCTAAAAGGGGCGAGTTTTTCTGTCTATTTATTTTATATAAAAAGTATATGCGATACTGACAAAATCCAGGAGCAGCTTGTAAAGCCTTTTTTCCAGCTGCAGGATGAAACAGGATATAAAAAATATATTTGTTCACTGTCCGGTATCAGTGAGCTTGAGGACAGAGGGCAGGCTCTGAAGGATTTGATGAGGGGCTCGGCGATCCTCTTATTCAGGGAAACTTTTTATGTTCTGCAGCTAAAGAAATATATAAGCCAGGGAGTCAAGGATGCAACAGTCGAAACAACCATCCAGGGACCACAGACTGCATTGAGCGAAGACCTGGGTACAAATCTAAATATCATCCGCCACCGCTATCATAAGACAAGCCTGACGGTGGAAGAAAATGAAATAGGTTCTGTTTCCGGGCTGGGCCTTCTGCTTCTCTATGACAAGGAAAAGATTGAGGCAGACATCCTGCAGGGGGTAAAAGATAAAATAGAAAGCATCAAAGCTTCACAGAAAATCGTCCAGTCAGCAGGGGAAATCCATAGAATGCTGACGCCGCGGGAAAAAACGCTCTTTCCTGTGTTCATGATCACTGAGAGGACTGATCGCATAGCCCTTAATCTTGCACAGGGAAAGATAGTCATCCTTATTGAAGGATCTCCTTTCGGCCTGATTCTGCCGGCCGTTTTTTTCGACTTTATGAGCTCTATGGAAGACCTGTATCAGCCTTATTGGGTTTCTAGATTTCTGATCACCCTGCGGTATCTGGGCCTGTTTATAAGTCTGCTGCTCCCTGGACTTTACGTGGCCATTACTTCTTATAACCCTGAAGTCTTCCAGGTCCAGCTTGCACTGGGAATTGCGGGGAGCCGGTCATCAGTCCCTTATCCCTCCTATCTGGAGGTGCTGTTCATGCTGATTATGATGGAGCTGCTGACAGAAGCATCCATCAGGCTCCCTAAATCGATCGGCTCGACAGCAACGACGGTTGGAGGATTGATTCTGGGACAGGCTGCAACGGAGGCAGGGCTGGTGTCCAACATCATGATTATCATCGTCTCAGCTGTGGCCATTTCCAATTTTGTGATTCCAATCAATGAAATGAGCTTCTCGATGAGGGTCATGAAATATGTCATCCTTCTTTTGGCTGCCATGACCGGCATGATTGGCCTGGTGATTGGCCTGATGGGCCTGCTTCTATTCCTCGTACGATTGGACAGCTTCGGAAAGCCGTATCTGAAAATGTTTTTTGGCGAAGGCAGCAAACAGTAG
- a CDS encoding SLC5/6 family protein, producing the protein MTSRYFYYLILLNMLANIIVFVPKMLIEERTGGAVMSMAVALPLGVIGAYFFSRAMGRFEGKSLPQILKNSFIPGWAGKPLILYLAVIWLASGLITLYAFTDITERFINPDMEKWQIALFFLLFVVWAASSKPEKVLYLLEIILILNGPLAVLLLVKIYLSGSLSWLDIKEGATHLWQMPTWKSVSAATYVFSGYANLVIFNVVMKGKVKPRFFLLTLPAGAAVLATTYFVPIGTFGFEGVGDLEYPWLSSADAVRMELAFVERAFYIFILIYIGISLMNVVVHWHVAQALVKSVFLLKMHKNKTKLGALSTNFPLMLFAALFFIGVFLVNEENMSVFTIWWMNIRMPSEYIMVVLFILLSRRKNK; encoded by the coding sequence ATGACTAGCCGTTATTTTTATTATCTGATTTTGTTAAATATGCTTGCCAATATCATCGTTTTTGTTCCAAAGATGCTGATTGAGGAACGTACTGGCGGAGCGGTGATGTCCATGGCGGTTGCTTTGCCTCTTGGCGTGATCGGAGCTTATTTCTTTTCAAGGGCAATGGGCAGATTTGAAGGAAAAAGTCTGCCGCAGATTCTAAAGAACTCTTTCATCCCCGGCTGGGCAGGGAAGCCGCTTATCCTATATCTGGCCGTCATTTGGCTGGCATCTGGCCTGATCACACTTTACGCTTTTACGGACATTACAGAAAGATTTATCAATCCTGACATGGAGAAATGGCAGATAGCGCTTTTCTTTCTGCTATTTGTTGTATGGGCGGCTTCTTCTAAGCCAGAAAAGGTGCTGTACCTCCTGGAAATCATCCTCATTCTGAACGGGCCGCTTGCTGTGCTGCTTCTTGTTAAAATTTATCTCAGCGGATCGCTGAGCTGGCTGGACATTAAAGAGGGAGCGACACACCTGTGGCAAATGCCGACCTGGAAGTCAGTATCTGCTGCAACATATGTCTTTTCCGGATACGCAAATTTAGTCATCTTCAATGTAGTCATGAAGGGGAAGGTAAAGCCGCGCTTCTTTCTGCTGACCCTGCCTGCAGGAGCAGCAGTGCTAGCAACCACGTACTTCGTTCCAATTGGCACTTTTGGGTTTGAAGGAGTGGGCGATCTGGAATATCCCTGGCTGTCGAGTGCTGATGCAGTCAGAATGGAGCTAGCCTTTGTTGAAAGGGCATTCTACATTTTCATCCTGATCTACATAGGAATCTCGCTGATGAATGTTGTGGTTCACTGGCATGTAGCCCAGGCACTGGTTAAAAGTGTCTTCCTGCTTAAAATGCATAAGAATAAAACTAAACTGGGTGCACTTTCAACAAATTTTCCGCTGATGCTGTTTGCTGCATTGTTTTTTATTGGCGTTTTTCTTGTCAATGAAGAGAATATGTCTGTCTTTACAATATGGTGGATGAACATCCGCATGCCGAGCGAGTACATTATGGTTGTCCTGTTTATATTGCTCTCCAGGAGGAAAAACAAATGA